Proteins co-encoded in one Gemmatimonas sp. UBA7669 genomic window:
- a CDS encoding RidA family protein: MFPSRRSPRTRLMAAAAVCAALAATATLAEAQAAARQVVVGEGQRVSATLSPGIRLGNMLFASGQLGTSPNDTTIAGQTTRALENTEKVFKAAGTTLANAVKCTVFLTDVKDFRGMNEAYTKFFPSNPPARSTVVVAALVVPNAKVEIECQGVIP, encoded by the coding sequence ATGTTTCCCTCACGACGTTCCCCTCGCACGCGGCTGATGGCAGCGGCTGCCGTATGCGCCGCGCTGGCCGCCACTGCCACGCTGGCCGAGGCGCAGGCCGCCGCGCGCCAGGTGGTGGTGGGCGAAGGACAGCGTGTCAGTGCTACGCTCAGCCCCGGTATCCGCCTTGGCAACATGCTGTTTGCCTCGGGCCAGCTTGGTACCAGCCCGAATGATACCACCATTGCCGGTCAGACGACCCGGGCGCTGGAGAATACCGAAAAGGTGTTCAAGGCGGCTGGCACGACGCTGGCCAACGCCGTCAAGTGCACGGTGTTCCTCACGGATGTGAAGGACTTCCGCGGCATGAACGAGGCCTACACGAAGTTCTTCCCCAGCAATCCGCCCGCTCGCTCGACCGTGGTGGTGGCGGCACTCGTGGTGCCGAACGCGAAGGTGGAGATAGAGTGCCAGGGAGTCATTCCTTAA
- a CDS encoding FmdB family zinc ribbon protein, which produces MPMFDFVCTSCQHSFEALVRGSQVPACPACGSEALEKQIALPAIKTSATHGMAMAAAKRRDKAQGQERVHAQRQYELNHDD; this is translated from the coding sequence ATGCCGATGTTCGACTTCGTCTGCACCTCCTGCCAGCACAGTTTCGAAGCGTTGGTGCGCGGCAGTCAGGTGCCCGCCTGCCCGGCTTGCGGCAGTGAGGCGCTCGAAAAGCAGATCGCCCTGCCCGCCATCAAGACCTCAGCCACCCATGGCATGGCCATGGCGGCGGCCAAACGCCGCGACAAGGCGCAGGGTCAGGAGCGGGTGCATGCCCAGCGTCAGTACGAGCTGAATCACGACGACTGA
- a CDS encoding ankyrin repeat domain-containing protein, giving the protein MPDRSAHSSASRARRGALVVVACAATLMLGAARFTPAESPVADAVMRGDTAQVRTLIRAGNDVNAAQADGMSALHWAARRGDANSAQVLLFAGARVDAVTRNGNYTPLHLAAREGRADVVKLLLSHGANALAETSTGGATPLHFAAQYGNPAVIAALLDAKVPVDIRESAWGQTPLMWAAAFGRVDAIDVLIKRGAGIEAASRIEDIPKQEREIRTLLTARARKVAALKAAEQPQAPQQQTAAASAPAARAPEAAAAGAAGQRTAAAAPAGAAPAAGAQGAPAGRAAGDSARPATGFQQRGPSYGELIGNKGGLTPLLFAVREGHDEAVDKLLAAGANVNHVSEGDHTSPLLMAVINGRFDMAARLMDKGADVKLQSDAGATALYAVINTQWAPKSLYPQPTAQYQQKTSHLELMERMLKAGADPNVRLKKHLWFMSYNFDLLGVNTVGATPFWRAAYGLDVPAMKLLVQYKADPTIPTIKPVGRLPGDEAPEEGAAGSSDPSGLPPVPDGGPGVYPIHAASGVGYGEGYAANSHRHAPDAWIPAVKYLIETIGADPNARDHNGYNPMHHAAARGDNELIEYLMSKGTDVKAISRRGQTTADMANGPVQRIPPFLETVDLLVKLGSKNSNKCRSC; this is encoded by the coding sequence ATGCCTGATCGCTCGGCACATTCGTCAGCGTCCCGCGCACGACGCGGGGCGCTGGTCGTGGTGGCCTGCGCCGCCACGCTGATGTTGGGAGCGGCGCGCTTCACGCCGGCCGAGTCGCCGGTGGCCGACGCCGTCATGCGCGGTGACACGGCCCAGGTGCGGACGCTCATTCGTGCGGGCAACGACGTCAACGCCGCGCAGGCCGACGGCATGTCGGCGCTGCACTGGGCGGCGCGCCGTGGCGACGCCAACTCGGCGCAGGTGCTCCTGTTTGCCGGCGCGCGTGTGGATGCCGTCACGCGTAACGGGAACTACACGCCGCTGCACCTCGCGGCGCGTGAAGGCCGTGCCGATGTGGTCAAGCTACTGCTCTCGCACGGCGCCAACGCGCTGGCCGAAACGTCAACGGGTGGCGCCACGCCGCTGCACTTTGCCGCGCAGTACGGCAACCCGGCAGTGATCGCGGCATTGCTCGATGCCAAGGTGCCGGTGGACATTCGCGAGAGTGCCTGGGGCCAGACGCCGCTCATGTGGGCGGCGGCCTTCGGTCGTGTGGATGCCATCGACGTGCTCATCAAGCGCGGTGCGGGCATCGAGGCCGCGTCGCGCATTGAGGATATCCCGAAGCAGGAGCGGGAAATCCGGACGCTGCTGACGGCGAGGGCGCGAAAGGTGGCGGCGCTGAAGGCGGCGGAACAGCCGCAGGCGCCGCAACAGCAAACAGCGGCAGCCTCGGCGCCGGCAGCCCGGGCGCCGGAAGCCGCCGCTGCGGGAGCCGCTGGACAGCGGACGGCGGCAGCTGCGCCAGCGGGAGCAGCACCAGCGGCGGGTGCTCAGGGTGCGCCTGCTGGACGCGCGGCCGGTGACTCGGCGCGTCCGGCGACGGGCTTCCAGCAGCGTGGACCGTCGTACGGCGAACTCATTGGCAACAAGGGTGGGCTCACGCCGCTGCTGTTTGCGGTGCGCGAAGGCCACGATGAAGCCGTCGACAAGCTGCTCGCGGCCGGTGCCAACGTGAATCACGTGAGCGAGGGCGATCACACCAGCCCGCTGCTCATGGCGGTCATCAACGGCCGCTTCGACATGGCCGCGCGTCTCATGGACAAGGGCGCGGACGTCAAGCTGCAGAGTGATGCCGGTGCCACAGCGCTCTACGCGGTCATCAACACGCAGTGGGCGCCCAAGTCGCTGTATCCGCAGCCGACGGCGCAGTATCAGCAGAAGACCTCGCACCTCGAGCTCATGGAGCGCATGCTCAAGGCCGGGGCGGACCCCAACGTGCGACTCAAGAAGCACTTGTGGTTCATGTCGTACAACTTCGACCTGCTGGGCGTGAACACCGTGGGCGCCACGCCGTTCTGGCGCGCCGCTTATGGGCTGGATGTCCCGGCCATGAAGCTGCTGGTGCAGTACAAGGCCGACCCGACCATTCCCACCATCAAGCCGGTGGGACGTCTGCCGGGTGATGAGGCGCCCGAAGAGGGTGCGGCGGGCAGCAGTGACCCGAGCGGGCTGCCGCCGGTGCCAGACGGTGGACCGGGGGTGTATCCCATTCACGCGGCGTCAGGCGTGGGCTACGGGGAAGGCTATGCCGCCAACTCGCATCGCCACGCGCCCGATGCCTGGATTCCGGCGGTCAAGTATCTCATCGAGACCATCGGTGCCGACCCCAACGCGCGTGACCACAACGGCTACAACCCGATGCACCATGCGGCGGCGCGCGGTGACAACGAGCTCATCGAGTACCTCATGAGCAAGGGCACCGACGTGAAGGCCATCTCGCGCCGCGGTCAGACCACGGCCGACATGGCCAACGGCCCCGTGCAGCGCATTCCGCCCTTCCTTGAGACGGTGGACTTGCTGGTCAAGCTGGGATCGAAGAACAGCAACAAGTGCCGGTCCTGCTGA
- a CDS encoding DUF1552 domain-containing protein → MQFLSGKAMPRRRFLQGMSATIALPYLDAMIPVGRRGGFDAKQAPRLVAIEMVHGAAGCNEWGAKNYLWSPEAVGKQYDLSPTALTSLDQYRDYLTIISNTDVREAEPTSPNEIGGDHFRSSAVFLTHMHPKQTEGSDVRVGTSLDQMYAQKFGQETPIPSMQLCIENVDQAGGCAYGYACVYTDSISWASPNEPLPVIRDPRVAFEKLFGVGGTSAERAERRRTRRSILDFVASEMSSLTAALGPEDRIRLDRYMTDIREVERRIQRVEARNTSGEVRELPEAPAGVPDSFAEHVKLMFDIQALAFAADITRVFSFKMGRDGSSRTYPESGTDKPFHPASHHGGTERGVKDFQMINKYHVSMLPYFLDKLKSIQEGESNMLDKTMIIYGSPMGDSNLHNHRRCPLIVLGKAENRLTGNLHIKAPDGTPMANAMLSMMHTLGLENMTSFGDSTGVLNLNSANA, encoded by the coding sequence ATGCAATTTCTGAGCGGAAAGGCCATGCCGCGCCGCCGGTTCCTGCAGGGCATGAGCGCCACCATCGCGCTGCCCTACCTCGACGCCATGATCCCGGTGGGACGCCGCGGCGGCTTCGATGCCAAGCAGGCGCCCCGTCTCGTGGCCATCGAAATGGTGCACGGCGCGGCCGGCTGCAACGAGTGGGGCGCCAAGAACTACCTCTGGTCGCCCGAGGCAGTGGGCAAGCAGTACGATCTGTCGCCCACGGCGCTCACGTCGCTCGATCAGTACCGCGACTACCTCACCATCATCAGCAACACCGATGTGCGTGAGGCCGAGCCCACGTCGCCCAACGAAATCGGCGGCGACCACTTCCGCTCGAGCGCGGTGTTCCTCACGCACATGCATCCGAAGCAGACGGAAGGCTCGGATGTGCGCGTCGGCACCTCGCTCGATCAGATGTATGCGCAGAAGTTCGGACAGGAAACGCCCATCCCGTCCATGCAACTCTGCATCGAGAACGTGGACCAGGCCGGTGGCTGCGCCTACGGCTATGCCTGCGTGTACACGGACTCCATCAGCTGGGCGTCGCCCAACGAGCCGCTGCCGGTCATTCGTGATCCGCGTGTGGCCTTCGAGAAGCTCTTCGGCGTTGGTGGCACCAGCGCCGAGCGCGCCGAGCGTCGCCGCACGCGCCGCAGCATTCTGGATTTCGTGGCCAGCGAAATGTCGTCACTCACGGCGGCGCTCGGTCCGGAAGACCGTATCCGTCTCGACCGCTACATGACGGATATCCGCGAAGTGGAGCGTCGTATCCAGCGCGTCGAAGCGCGCAACACGAGCGGTGAAGTGCGCGAGTTGCCCGAGGCGCCGGCCGGTGTGCCCGACTCGTTCGCCGAGCACGTCAAGCTGATGTTCGACATTCAGGCCCTGGCGTTCGCGGCCGACATCACGCGCGTGTTCTCGTTCAAGATGGGCCGCGACGGATCGAGCCGCACCTACCCGGAGAGCGGTACGGACAAGCCGTTCCATCCGGCCTCGCACCACGGCGGTACCGAGCGCGGCGTGAAGGACTTCCAGATGATCAACAAGTACCACGTGTCGATGCTGCCGTACTTCCTCGACAAGCTCAAGAGCATTCAGGAAGGCGAGTCGAACATGCTGGACAAGACGATGATCATCTACGGTTCGCCCATGGGTGACTCGAATCTCCACAACCATCGCCGCTGCCCGCTCATCGTGCTCGGTAAGGCGGAGAACCGTCTCACGGGCAACCTGCACATCAAGGCGCCGGACGGTACGCCGATGGCCAACGCGATGCTCTCCATGATGCACACGCTCGGCCTCGAGAACATGACGTCGTTCGGTGACAGCACCGGCGTCCTCAACCTCAATTCCGCCAATGCCTGA
- a CDS encoding DUF1592 domain-containing protein, whose protein sequence is MKSLVVAGSGCLALLAIASLDGPEGITRRDAPSPQPASLAPASYDLSFLDASNERTPAAVARNGAHPVLRRKAPTTTMSNVALGDVVKKTCAGCHSDQRRQGNLTLQNFDLATIGQTAPEVAEKMINKLRTGMMPPPGRARPGGDTLDVLLNTLERTMDTQFARNPNAGSRAFQRLNRAEYERAVKDLLAIDVKAGTWLPLDTKSANFDNIADVQLPSATLLDSYLDAASEIARLAVGDPKASVSTSTYKIPRLASQLEQVEGAPVGTRGGTSVTHTFPADGEYVFTVTLHAIPTGQLFASTAPFDEKIEVSVNGERVALLDIDRGMSQADPQGMEIRTKPVPVKAGPNRITATFLRTFEGPVNDNIVPLGHSIADTQIGAQAGITVQAHIQNFAVTGPYNPTGVSDTPSRRRIFSCRPLSAAEARPCAEKIIGRLGAQAYRRPMQANDVKALMTFYDDGAKDGGFEVGIRTAVEAMLASPHFIFRIEEVPAAATAKGRVPVAGVDLASRLSFFLWGAPPDSQLVALGRSGRLQDTTVLVQQTRRLLADKRSEALSTRFAAQWLRLQDIELVHPDANQFPDFREQLSDDMRRETELFFNYLVRENRSLNDLFTANYTFINEGLARHYDIPGVVGDHFRKVNYPAGSPRSGILGHGSVLTLTSHANRTSPVLRGKWVMEVLMGSPPPPPPPNVPDLEKVGEAKEGRLLTTRERMEVHRAAATCKSCHQFIDPIGLALDNFDVMGRWRIKENGEALDTQGDFYDGTKVSSPSELQAALLKRPVPLMRSFTQNLMAYALGRRVEYYDAPTVRRIEAAARAKDYRMHEFIVGVVKSEAFRYRTLVAQGGAEQAAPGKSSPAPAPAPSSTAPAGSRGR, encoded by the coding sequence ATGAAGTCGTTGGTTGTTGCTGGTTCCGGTTGTCTCGCCCTGCTGGCGATCGCGTCGCTCGATGGTCCCGAAGGGATCACCCGCCGCGATGCGCCGTCTCCGCAGCCTGCGTCGCTGGCCCCGGCCTCGTATGACCTGTCGTTCCTCGACGCGTCGAACGAACGCACGCCAGCCGCCGTTGCGCGTAACGGTGCGCACCCGGTGCTGCGCCGCAAGGCACCCACTACCACCATGAGCAACGTCGCGCTCGGTGATGTGGTGAAGAAGACCTGCGCCGGCTGTCACAGTGATCAGCGCCGGCAGGGCAACCTGACGCTGCAGAACTTCGACCTCGCTACGATTGGGCAGACCGCGCCCGAAGTGGCGGAGAAGATGATCAACAAGCTGCGCACCGGCATGATGCCGCCGCCGGGACGTGCGCGGCCGGGTGGCGACACGCTCGATGTGCTGCTCAACACACTCGAGCGCACCATGGACACGCAGTTCGCCCGCAACCCCAATGCGGGCTCGCGCGCGTTCCAGCGACTCAATCGCGCCGAGTACGAGCGCGCGGTAAAGGACCTGCTGGCCATTGACGTGAAGGCCGGCACCTGGCTGCCGCTCGACACCAAGAGTGCGAACTTCGACAACATCGCCGACGTGCAGTTGCCCTCGGCCACGTTGCTCGACTCGTATCTTGATGCCGCCAGCGAGATTGCCCGGCTGGCCGTGGGTGACCCCAAGGCCAGCGTCTCCACCAGCACGTACAAGATCCCGCGCCTGGCGTCGCAGCTTGAGCAGGTTGAAGGCGCGCCCGTGGGGACGCGTGGCGGGACCTCGGTCACGCATACCTTCCCGGCCGATGGTGAGTACGTGTTCACCGTCACGCTGCACGCCATTCCCACGGGCCAGCTGTTTGCCTCCACTGCGCCGTTCGACGAGAAGATCGAAGTCTCGGTGAATGGTGAGCGCGTGGCCTTGCTCGACATCGATCGCGGCATGTCGCAGGCTGACCCGCAGGGCATGGAAATCCGCACGAAGCCGGTGCCGGTCAAGGCGGGACCCAATCGCATTACGGCCACCTTCCTGCGCACCTTCGAAGGGCCGGTCAACGACAACATCGTGCCGCTGGGCCACAGCATCGCCGACACGCAGATCGGTGCACAGGCCGGCATCACGGTGCAGGCGCACATTCAGAACTTCGCGGTCACGGGTCCGTACAACCCCACCGGCGTGTCGGACACCCCGAGTCGCCGCCGCATCTTCAGCTGCCGTCCGCTGTCGGCCGCCGAAGCGCGGCCCTGCGCGGAGAAGATCATCGGCCGTCTTGGTGCCCAGGCTTATCGCCGGCCCATGCAGGCCAATGACGTGAAGGCGCTCATGACCTTCTACGACGACGGCGCCAAGGACGGTGGATTCGAAGTCGGCATTCGCACCGCGGTGGAAGCCATGCTGGCCAGCCCGCACTTCATCTTCCGCATCGAAGAAGTGCCGGCCGCGGCAACTGCCAAGGGCCGTGTGCCCGTCGCGGGTGTGGATCTCGCCTCGCGGCTCTCGTTCTTCCTCTGGGGCGCGCCGCCCGATTCGCAGCTCGTGGCCCTCGGTCGCAGCGGCCGTCTGCAGGACACGACGGTGCTGGTGCAGCAGACGCGTCGTCTCCTGGCCGACAAGCGTAGTGAGGCGCTGTCCACGCGCTTTGCCGCGCAGTGGCTGCGTTTGCAGGACATCGAGCTGGTGCATCCCGATGCCAACCAGTTCCCCGATTTCCGCGAGCAGTTGTCGGACGACATGCGGCGCGAGACGGAGTTGTTCTTCAACTACCTCGTTCGCGAAAACCGTAGCCTCAACGACCTGTTCACGGCCAACTACACCTTCATCAACGAAGGGCTGGCGCGTCACTACGACATCCCGGGTGTTGTGGGCGACCACTTCCGCAAGGTCAACTACCCTGCGGGTTCGCCGCGCAGCGGCATTCTGGGGCATGGCAGCGTGCTGACGCTCACCTCGCACGCCAATCGCACCTCGCCGGTGCTGCGCGGCAAGTGGGTCATGGAAGTGCTCATGGGTTCCCCGCCGCCGCCGCCGCCGCCCAACGTGCCCGACCTCGAAAAGGTGGGCGAGGCCAAGGAAGGCCGTCTGCTCACCACGCGCGAGCGCATGGAAGTGCACCGCGCCGCGGCGACCTGCAAGTCCTGTCACCAGTTCATCGACCCCATCGGTCTCGCGCTCGACAACTTCGACGTCATGGGCCGCTGGCGTATCAAGGAGAACGGTGAGGCGCTGGATACGCAGGGTGACTTCTACGACGGCACCAAGGTGTCGAGCCCGAGTGAGTTGCAGGCCGCGCTGCTCAAGCGCCCGGTACCGCTCATGCGCTCGTTCACACAGAACCTGATGGCCTACGCGCTGGGTCGCCGCGTGGAGTACTACGATGCGCCCACGGTGCGCCGCATCGAAGCGGCGGCACGGGCCAAGGACTACCGCATGCACGAGTTCATCGTGGGTGTGGTGAAGAGCGAAGCGTTCCGCTATCGCACGTTGGTTGCTCAGGGCGGGGCCGAGCAGGCCGCGCCGGGCAAGTCGTCTCCGGCGCCCGCACCGGCGCCGTCTTCCACTGCACCGGCTGGCAGCCGGGGCCGCTGA
- a CDS encoding aldolase/citrate lyase family protein, whose amino-acid sequence MRSRWIAAAGAAVSLALPAGSAQAQAPASGRLNPVIDLLSSNQPVFGLYAPANRRARPGGPSLPPDSVKSMAQLAQEALAYKRADYLFEGTMEYNFDQSYPAFQQFATALASGGNLQKGKAPRFTHPVFVKTPEIAPDPAVAAARIGKQLNEGVSGIVFVDVQSADELKKGIAALRFKANGGTRSDDVGGAPARWGMTEAEYKAKADLWPLNPKGELVTFTIVESKEGLAKIREIAAVPGVGVLFPGAGTLRGVFSTTDANGQRKFDEAAWEAAIQSVLAACKEFKVPCGYPAGAADIEMRMKQGFSVFVIGWGEPGFKAVELGRAAGKR is encoded by the coding sequence GTGCGATCGCGCTGGATTGCGGCCGCTGGTGCAGCCGTCTCCCTGGCCCTGCCCGCCGGCTCGGCGCAGGCGCAGGCCCCTGCTTCAGGACGACTCAACCCCGTCATTGATCTGCTGAGCAGCAATCAGCCGGTCTTCGGCCTGTATGCCCCCGCCAACCGGCGCGCGCGGCCCGGTGGGCCCTCCCTGCCCCCGGACTCGGTCAAGTCCATGGCCCAGCTGGCCCAGGAAGCCTTGGCCTACAAGCGGGCGGACTATCTGTTCGAAGGCACGATGGAGTACAACTTCGACCAGAGCTACCCGGCCTTCCAGCAGTTCGCCACGGCTCTGGCCTCGGGCGGCAACCTGCAGAAGGGCAAGGCGCCCCGCTTCACGCACCCGGTGTTCGTGAAGACTCCCGAAATTGCCCCTGACCCGGCGGTGGCTGCGGCGCGCATTGGGAAGCAGCTCAACGAAGGGGTGAGCGGCATCGTGTTCGTGGACGTGCAGAGCGCCGATGAACTCAAGAAGGGTATCGCCGCGCTGCGCTTCAAGGCCAACGGCGGCACACGCAGCGACGACGTGGGCGGCGCCCCGGCGCGCTGGGGGATGACGGAGGCCGAGTACAAGGCCAAGGCCGATCTCTGGCCGCTCAATCCCAAGGGTGAGCTGGTGACGTTCACCATCGTCGAAAGCAAGGAAGGCTTGGCGAAGATCCGCGAGATTGCCGCCGTGCCCGGTGTGGGTGTGCTCTTCCCCGGCGCCGGTACGCTGCGCGGCGTGTTCAGCACCACCGACGCCAACGGGCAGCGCAAGTTCGACGAAGCGGCCTGGGAAGCGGCCATTCAGTCGGTGCTGGCGGCCTGCAAGGAGTTCAAGGTCCCCTGCGGCTATCCGGCCGGCGCGGCCGACATCGAAATGCGCATGAAGCAGGGCTTCAGCGTCTTCGTGATCGGCTGGGGTGAGCCGGGCTTCAAGGCGGTAGAGTTGGGGCGCGCGGCCGGCAAGCGCTGA
- a CDS encoding IS110 family transposase, which produces MSHSSEAITGFPALTIGVDLGDRQSQLCVIDAAGTTVEERAIATTPQALQRYFAERGAVRVVLEVGTHSPWVSRQLAGYGHEVYVADPSAMYGARRRSRRNDRMDAAYLARLGRVDVQLLHAIQHRSEATQAHLAQLRARDQLVKSRTQLINHVRGAVKSVGQRLPSGGADAFATRAAAHLPLALTEALTPLLTMIATLTTQIHAYDHRLERLGATHYPVTQRLRQIPGVGPLTALAFVLLVEDPARFATSRQLGAYFGLVPKLDESSQSSPQLRITKRGDRMARRYLVSAAQYLLGPFAPPCDLRRFGEALMVRGGPNAKKRAVVAVARKLAVLLHALWRTGTDYQPMRHAASPA; this is translated from the coding sequence ATGTCTCACTCATCGGAAGCTATCACCGGATTCCCCGCGTTGACGATCGGCGTGGATCTCGGGGACCGCCAGAGCCAGCTGTGCGTGATCGATGCCGCGGGTACCACCGTCGAGGAGCGCGCGATCGCGACCACGCCGCAGGCGTTGCAGCGCTACTTTGCCGAGCGTGGCGCGGTGCGGGTGGTGCTGGAGGTGGGCACGCATTCGCCCTGGGTGAGTCGGCAGCTGGCCGGATATGGACACGAGGTGTACGTCGCCGATCCGAGCGCGATGTACGGGGCGCGGCGCCGCAGCCGGCGTAACGACCGGATGGACGCGGCCTATCTCGCGCGGCTGGGGCGCGTGGATGTGCAGTTGCTGCACGCCATTCAGCATCGCAGCGAAGCGACGCAGGCGCATCTGGCCCAGCTCCGCGCGCGCGATCAACTCGTCAAATCGCGCACGCAATTGATCAATCATGTGCGCGGCGCGGTGAAGAGTGTCGGGCAGCGGCTGCCGAGCGGCGGTGCCGACGCCTTTGCCACGCGGGCGGCGGCCCACCTCCCCCTGGCGTTGACCGAGGCGCTCACGCCGCTGCTTACGATGATTGCGACGCTGACGACGCAGATTCACGCGTATGATCACCGGCTGGAGCGGTTGGGCGCGACGCACTATCCCGTGACGCAGCGGCTCCGCCAGATTCCCGGCGTCGGTCCCCTCACCGCCCTCGCCTTCGTGTTGCTCGTGGAGGATCCCGCGCGCTTTGCGACGAGTCGCCAGCTGGGGGCGTACTTCGGCCTCGTGCCGAAGCTGGACGAGAGTAGCCAATCGTCGCCGCAACTGCGTATCACCAAACGGGGCGATCGCATGGCGCGCCGCTACCTGGTCAGCGCCGCGCAATACCTCCTCGGCCCGTTTGCTCCCCCGTGTGACCTGCGCCGGTTCGGGGAGGCCCTGATGGTGCGCGGGGGGCCCAATGCGAAGAAGCGCGCCGTCGTCGCGGTGGCTCGCAAACTCGCCGTCCTGCTCCATGCCCTCTGGCGCACCGGCACCGACTATCAGCCAATGCGGCACGCGGCATCCCCCGCGTAA